The following coding sequences are from one Pigmentibacter sp. JX0631 window:
- a CDS encoding TolC family protein, with the protein MKKNKLQNLNITNPLMLVLLGLNVCFSHKTFSQEKTESTAPAKNSTVQFQASSNANETSQPVLNLEASMNMAEVYSFKAKVDLQEFYIAEAKEDAVFRGMLPTVSLSGNYMQNSSDVNPLVGNSAAMAYGFPDTTSSTGTLSVSQPIIGLLPMFYSLQQSSALTRAALQTRIQSRIDARFYGAQAFINLQKADQLLKAAKSAMEVSEKQLNDGNAQFNAGRLTNADLLKFKLDFENSKTSVLQAQTTYKVALITLAEAIGIKNSSAITVTSSEKSVWEMKSQKLPSLENILYPGLARRNDLLAAKENVEAAKQGKNYSYTSYLPSLNFVANYTRNFMAKDVTIAGQPYSASSIQDQFSYGIQLSWVILDWGVRQAQISGAVAAEQKAKYSLENLNLNARIDITNSYLQLQNAIQVLDSAKVSVQYAQDVYSQMKARFDNGQVTATDLITAANDQTNARANLANARGSLDLAWITFQKSTGSKLTSLN; encoded by the coding sequence ATGAAAAAAAATAAACTCCAGAATCTTAATATTACAAATCCCCTAATGTTAGTATTATTGGGACTTAATGTATGTTTCTCTCATAAAACTTTTTCACAAGAAAAAACGGAATCTACAGCCCCTGCAAAAAATTCAACTGTCCAATTTCAAGCAAGTTCTAATGCGAATGAAACCAGTCAGCCTGTTTTAAACTTAGAAGCTTCTATGAATATGGCTGAAGTTTATTCATTCAAAGCAAAAGTGGATCTCCAAGAATTTTATATTGCTGAAGCAAAAGAAGATGCTGTGTTTCGTGGAATGTTGCCAACTGTTTCATTAAGTGGCAATTATATGCAAAATAGTAGTGATGTAAATCCGCTTGTTGGAAATTCTGCAGCGATGGCTTACGGATTTCCTGATACTACTAGTTCAACTGGTACGTTATCTGTTTCCCAGCCAATTATAGGTTTATTGCCTATGTTTTATTCTCTGCAACAATCTTCAGCGCTTACTAGAGCTGCCCTGCAAACAAGAATTCAAAGTCGAATCGATGCTAGATTTTATGGTGCTCAAGCTTTTATCAATCTGCAAAAAGCAGATCAGCTTTTAAAAGCAGCTAAATCAGCCATGGAAGTTTCAGAAAAACAATTGAATGATGGAAATGCGCAGTTCAATGCTGGAAGATTGACAAATGCTGATTTACTTAAATTTAAATTAGATTTTGAAAACTCAAAAACCAGTGTATTGCAAGCACAAACAACTTATAAAGTGGCTTTAATTACTCTTGCAGAAGCTATTGGTATAAAAAATAGTTCTGCTATTACAGTAACAAGTAGTGAAAAATCCGTGTGGGAAATGAAATCACAAAAACTGCCTTCATTAGAAAATATTTTATATCCAGGTCTTGCGAGAAGAAATGATCTTTTGGCAGCTAAAGAAAATGTTGAAGCAGCTAAACAAGGCAAAAATTATTCTTACACTAGTTACTTACCGTCACTTAATTTTGTTGCTAACTATACTAGAAATTTTATGGCAAAGGATGTAACAATAGCTGGGCAACCTTATAGTGCATCAAGTATTCAAGATCAGTTTAGTTATGGAATTCAACTTTCATGGGTAATACTTGATTGGGGTGTAAGACAAGCACAAATTAGTGGTGCTGTAGCTGCAGAGCAAAAAGCAAAATACAGTTTAGAAAATCTAAATTTAAATGCAAGAATTGATATAACTAATAGTTATTTACAATTGCAAAATGCTATTCAAGTACTAGATTCAGCAAAAGTTTCAGTCCAATATGCACAAGACGTTTATTCTCAAATGAAAGCGCGTTTTGACAATGGTCAAGTAACTGCTACCGATTTAATAACCGCAGCGAATGATCAAACTAATGCCAGAGCAAATTTAGCGAATGCTAGAGGATCTTTGGATTTAGCGTGGATTACTTTTCAAAAAAGTACAGGTTCAAAGCTAACGTCATTGAATTAA
- a CDS encoding ABC transporter substrate-binding protein, producing the protein MYNLKLILCFAFINCFALAKQEDKKKLIYYCGNRADMPWDENSDLACSGSFYPAVLDSLFYIDHNAELKSDILDAFRWDYKNKYYKLKLKDNLYFHNKRKVTAKDLEFSILRYFFVFKPSIGNTFHLNIKGTKKIIKGQRFQSGLVEGVKILDDLTIALIPAKENPSFLYTFTHFSFALVPKEELKDDYITWKNWPIGLGAYKVTDFNKDDKSVTLLLNNKKNYPNAAEEILFQQERKIEPDITIKDFIAAKNHKYVKERLLVPMYRRVIEFNFNSEYGRSKEFRRAIALAISREEMVKKTYIPTNPLYEILLSSSLGRINIKESQNILEAKKVIKLITKNKKNVFLIPFSEDISYLGHEYRYILKKQLENVGINILFIENNKNIWDPFTIEFLNAPFYIHSTEGDYYDPILNFTKYKKGSPAQNAFLKDDLIEVLLEETKEAPSRDILNERLKNISRYFYEQRILIPLFEIPSIVYYKKEKIKSIGRQFGGITLYLQNIEVKK; encoded by the coding sequence ATGTATAATCTTAAACTTATTTTATGCTTTGCTTTTATTAATTGCTTTGCGTTAGCTAAACAGGAAGACAAAAAAAAACTTATTTACTATTGTGGCAATAGAGCAGATATGCCTTGGGATGAGAATTCTGATTTAGCTTGTAGTGGAAGTTTTTATCCTGCAGTTCTAGATTCATTATTTTATATTGATCACAATGCAGAATTAAAATCTGACATATTAGATGCCTTTCGTTGGGATTATAAAAATAAATATTATAAATTGAAATTGAAAGATAATCTTTATTTTCACAATAAAAGAAAAGTTACTGCAAAAGATTTAGAGTTTAGTATTTTAAGATATTTTTTTGTATTTAAACCAAGCATAGGAAACACCTTTCATTTAAATATTAAAGGAACAAAAAAAATAATTAAAGGACAAAGATTTCAGTCAGGGTTGGTTGAAGGTGTAAAAATTCTAGATGATCTGACTATAGCATTAATACCTGCAAAAGAAAATCCATCCTTTTTATATACATTTACGCATTTTTCTTTTGCATTGGTTCCTAAAGAGGAATTAAAAGATGATTATATTACTTGGAAAAATTGGCCTATAGGTTTAGGTGCTTATAAAGTAACTGATTTTAATAAAGATGATAAATCAGTTACTTTATTATTAAATAATAAAAAAAATTATCCTAATGCAGCAGAAGAAATATTATTTCAACAGGAAAGAAAAATTGAACCAGATATTACAATAAAAGATTTTATTGCTGCAAAAAATCATAAGTATGTAAAAGAAAGACTTTTAGTACCAATGTATAGAAGAGTAATAGAATTTAATTTCAATTCAGAATACGGCCGCTCAAAAGAATTTAGAAGAGCAATCGCTTTGGCAATTTCAAGAGAGGAAATGGTTAAAAAAACTTATATTCCAACAAACCCTTTATATGAAATTTTACTATCTTCAAGTCTTGGAAGAATAAATATAAAAGAAAGTCAAAACATATTAGAAGCTAAAAAAGTGATAAAATTAATTACAAAAAATAAAAAAAATGTATTTTTGATACCATTTTCTGAAGATATTTCATATTTAGGCCATGAATATAGATATATTTTAAAAAAGCAACTTGAAAATGTAGGAATTAATATATTATTCATAGAAAACAATAAAAATATTTGGGATCCATTTACTATTGAATTTTTAAATGCACCGTTCTATATTCATTCCACTGAGGGTGATTATTATGATCCTATTTTAAACTTTACTAAATATAAAAAAGGATCTCCTGCACAAAACGCTTTTTTGAAGGATGACCTTATTGAAGTATTACTAGAAGAAACAAAAGAAGCTCCAAGTAGAGATATTTTAAATGAAAGGTTGAAAAATATTTCCAGATACTTTTACGAGCAAAGGATACTAATTCCATTATTTGAAATTCCGAGTATTGTTTACTATAAGAAAGAGAAGATTAAATCGATTGGAAGGCAATTTGGAGGAATAACTCTCTATTTACAAAATATTGAAGTTAAGAAGTAA
- a CDS encoding dihydrofolate reductase family protein, with protein MQNFILSQINITNIMAISVDGKIASHSFESTSERNQIGMLCTADFQRLKEAVAFNDCVFISSKSIEVEKGAFRVHKSSKNRKEPDWIVFTLSGICNFSHPFWSQAGIPKALFHVLDFNINALPALSINEIILNNEKITLYKGNIPGLLEYLVKNKKTKYALLGGGKLNASFWEQNLVNHLFLTLSPMLFGKLDLPSLVSSSHLLLKKLKCESIAQSGDFIFIDYKVL; from the coding sequence TTGCAAAATTTCATTCTTTCACAAATTAATATTACAAATATTATGGCTATCTCTGTTGATGGAAAAATTGCAAGCCACTCTTTTGAATCTACATCAGAAAGAAATCAAATTGGGATGCTCTGTACTGCCGATTTTCAAAGATTGAAAGAAGCAGTGGCTTTTAATGATTGTGTATTTATTAGTTCAAAAAGTATTGAAGTTGAAAAAGGTGCTTTTAGAGTTCACAAAAGTTCAAAAAACAGAAAAGAACCAGATTGGATCGTTTTTACTTTATCAGGAATATGTAATTTTTCCCATCCTTTTTGGAGTCAAGCAGGAATTCCAAAAGCATTATTTCATGTTTTAGATTTTAATATTAACGCTCTTCCTGCTTTATCCATTAATGAAATTATTCTAAATAATGAAAAAATTACTTTGTACAAAGGAAATATTCCAGGATTACTAGAATATCTTGTAAAAAATAAGAAAACAAAATATGCATTACTTGGTGGTGGAAAGTTAAATGCTTCTTTTTGGGAGCAAAATTTAGTAAATCATCTATTCCTAACTTTAAGCCCCATGTTATTTGGAAAATTAGATCTTCCATCGTTAGTTTCTTCTTCGCACCTTCTTTTAAAGAAACTAAAATGTGAAAGTATTGCCCAATCTGGTGATTTTATTTTTATTGACTATAAGGTGCTTTAG
- a CDS encoding multidrug effflux MFS transporter encodes MENSTISKNIEIKNYEFSKFQRIVFIFTIIIICAIGFVASDIYLPSLPAIAEYFKIEAYWAQYTMTAFLIAMAFCQVFCGALSDKFGRKKILIIFMIIFILASLGCYLSQNIYQLILFRIFQALGACAGMTIGQAIVADLFNAKDMAKILSITIPLVAFSPAIAPVVGGYIETIYNWQTNFLILAGYGVFIIILLVLPIIPASKKQIHSSEIKTFDSKTLFKIITNRKFFALAFFMKVSNASYFSFLAASPFLLKKFGYSPTVVGYAFCAASFPYMFASLLGRRLSIKKTSFQIIFIGLLLNLLGASLLIIHYFLHWEHLLALMIPVFVITIGNGLLMPFSSANAISLFPKHAGMVTGTIGSIQLTAAGIATGIIGLIENGTLLPIGLFILIIAIIAIFIFLSTFQLTKQLNGSVNI; translated from the coding sequence ATGGAAAATAGTACAATTAGTAAAAATATTGAAATAAAAAATTATGAGTTTAGTAAATTTCAAAGAATTGTTTTTATTTTTACTATAATTATTATTTGTGCGATTGGATTTGTAGCTTCAGATATATATCTCCCTTCACTTCCAGCTATTGCTGAATACTTTAAAATTGAAGCTTATTGGGCTCAATATACGATGACCGCTTTTTTAATCGCTATGGCATTTTGTCAAGTATTCTGCGGAGCGCTTTCTGATAAATTTGGACGAAAAAAAATTTTAATTATTTTTATGATAATTTTTATTTTAGCATCTTTAGGTTGTTATTTATCACAAAATATATATCAGCTCATTCTTTTTAGAATATTTCAGGCTTTAGGGGCTTGTGCTGGGATGACTATTGGTCAGGCAATTGTAGCAGATTTATTTAATGCAAAAGATATGGCTAAAATTTTGTCTATAACTATACCTTTAGTTGCTTTTTCTCCAGCTATTGCGCCAGTTGTTGGCGGGTATATTGAAACAATTTATAATTGGCAGACAAATTTTTTAATTTTGGCTGGTTATGGAGTTTTTATTATAATTTTATTAGTCTTACCAATTATTCCTGCTAGTAAAAAACAAATTCATTCCTCAGAAATAAAAACATTTGATTCCAAAACTTTATTTAAAATTATTACTAACAGAAAATTTTTCGCACTTGCCTTTTTTATGAAAGTATCAAATGCATCTTACTTTTCTTTCTTAGCAGCAAGTCCATTTTTATTGAAGAAGTTTGGTTATTCTCCTACGGTGGTAGGTTATGCTTTTTGTGCAGCTTCTTTTCCTTATATGTTTGCATCGCTGTTAGGAAGAAGACTTTCGATTAAAAAAACTAGTTTTCAAATAATATTTATAGGCTTGCTCTTAAATTTATTAGGAGCTTCTCTTCTTATTATTCATTATTTCCTCCATTGGGAGCATTTACTGGCTTTAATGATTCCTGTTTTTGTTATTACTATAGGAAATGGATTGCTGATGCCTTTTTCTTCTGCAAATGCCATTTCATTATTTCCGAAACACGCGGGAATGGTTACTGGTACCATTGGATCTATTCAACTCACTGCAGCAGGTATTGCTACAGGAATTATTGGCTTAATAGAAAATGGTACTCTTTTACCTATTGGTCTTTTTATTTTGATAATTGCTATAATTGCAATATTTATCTTCTTGTCCACTTTTCAACTTACTAAACAATTAAACGGATCTGTTAACATATAG
- a CDS encoding hybrid sensor histidine kinase/response regulator: MKLRPISEEILKRSARKGLIFSVVSFCIILIILSLYAYDVYFGRTQKLVRGYVPEISSALIFGDVLFVKKMISSIEKSLYFSTIYIYDQVDDKLLLFNGESLSLKSKLVINKKYSLIFRNGEIYFLTTLPMQGKDIENILSITFIQKINYFLNFLILFLVILFPVLTFLYVRRQSKKNYEEMFIPIMTLSENLKGISTSKEQYEKFVNYLELDLIYKNINSVYLELNNAQEQLKQMHMMRAISNTIQMLAHDLRHPFAHIKNALHVMLRLSSYDEIRQYIKDTGRAIEKDIMKVENMLSDLLHFRTEGQPNIVETSFYKLIYSVVKNCFEVQNKTNIELLYDFKHQYFVNVDIQKMERVLSNIITNAIEAMNGKGVIQFSTREYFDLGQLYIEICIANTNSYIEEEYKDKIFDLFFTKGKKRGTGIGLGIAKEIVQQHGGDIFFQSSKSDGVKFFIKIPHTKNLVLDCKNDIFFPSNAQYFESNFDSHYNISLIEYENKSDIIEKNLLNELSDFNLSKKYKILILEDDEVYVKNFYTLISNENLRQYFELYSYSNYAEAHAAYFQLNPEFVICDIDLGLEDLNGFDFVSELRKNGSLAKICIHTNRFFKCDLEKSISVKSDFFIAKPMSRFQFLKFLYSLINPNYSESSFFTSSEEKIEITEQTNINILPLGQKNLELMNESIIIFIDDEEIYHKFWEMSVSDAKVLCFSDPTAAIEYIFLNPHISPKIVCVVVDYYYDNICKDIIQLEFLAKIKEILVNAPVFVSTNGIFVNNELELFDGVIKKEPHSLSKLKELFREKFIS, translated from the coding sequence TTGAAGTTGAGACCTATTTCAGAAGAAATATTAAAGCGTTCTGCTAGAAAAGGATTGATTTTTTCTGTCGTATCTTTTTGTATAATTTTGATTATCTTATCTTTGTATGCATATGATGTTTATTTTGGTAGAACTCAAAAATTAGTAAGAGGTTATGTTCCTGAAATTTCTTCAGCCCTTATTTTTGGTGATGTTTTATTTGTAAAAAAAATGATTTCTTCTATTGAAAAAAGTTTGTATTTCTCAACAATTTATATTTACGACCAAGTTGATGATAAATTATTGCTTTTCAATGGTGAATCTCTCTCTTTAAAAAGTAAGCTTGTTATAAACAAAAAGTATTCACTAATCTTTCGAAATGGAGAAATATATTTTTTAACTACCCTACCAATGCAGGGAAAAGATATAGAAAATATATTAAGCATAACTTTTATCCAAAAAATAAATTATTTTTTAAATTTTCTTATTTTATTTTTAGTAATTCTTTTCCCTGTTTTAACATTTCTTTATGTCAGAAGACAAAGTAAAAAAAATTATGAAGAAATGTTTATTCCAATTATGACTCTTTCTGAAAATTTAAAAGGTATATCTACAAGTAAGGAACAATATGAAAAATTTGTTAATTACTTGGAACTTGACTTGATTTATAAAAATATTAATTCAGTTTACTTAGAATTGAATAATGCGCAAGAACAACTAAAACAAATGCATATGATGCGAGCTATTTCAAATACAATCCAAATGTTAGCACATGATTTAAGACACCCATTTGCCCATATTAAAAATGCTTTGCATGTGATGTTAAGACTTTCAAGTTATGATGAAATTCGTCAATATATAAAAGATACTGGGAGAGCTATTGAAAAAGATATTATGAAAGTTGAAAATATGTTATCTGATCTCCTTCATTTTCGCACTGAAGGACAGCCTAATATTGTTGAAACTAGTTTTTATAAATTAATTTATTCAGTTGTTAAAAATTGTTTTGAGGTACAAAATAAAACTAATATTGAGCTTCTATATGATTTCAAGCATCAATATTTTGTAAATGTAGATATTCAGAAAATGGAAAGAGTTTTATCCAATATTATTACTAATGCAATAGAAGCAATGAATGGTAAAGGAGTCATTCAATTTTCAACAAGAGAGTATTTTGATTTAGGTCAATTATATATTGAGATTTGTATAGCCAATACAAATTCGTATATTGAAGAGGAATATAAAGACAAAATATTTGATTTATTTTTTACTAAAGGTAAAAAAAGAGGTACTGGTATTGGATTAGGAATTGCTAAAGAAATAGTGCAACAACATGGCGGTGATATATTTTTTCAGTCATCAAAAAGTGATGGGGTAAAGTTCTTTATTAAAATACCGCACACGAAAAACCTAGTTTTAGACTGTAAAAATGACATTTTTTTTCCTTCTAATGCTCAATATTTTGAAAGTAATTTTGATTCCCATTATAATATATCTTTAATTGAGTATGAAAATAAATCTGATATTATTGAAAAAAATCTCTTAAATGAGTTATCTGATTTTAATTTGAGCAAAAAATATAAAATACTTATTCTTGAAGATGATGAAGTTTACGTTAAGAATTTTTATACTTTAATTTCTAATGAAAATTTAAGACAATATTTTGAATTATACTCTTATAGTAATTATGCAGAAGCGCATGCAGCATACTTTCAATTAAATCCAGAGTTTGTTATTTGTGATATAGATTTAGGTTTAGAAGATTTAAATGGATTTGATTTCGTTTCAGAGTTAAGAAAAAATGGATCTTTAGCTAAAATTTGTATCCATACAAATAGGTTTTTTAAGTGTGATTTAGAAAAATCAATTTCTGTTAAATCCGATTTTTTTATTGCAAAACCAATGTCTAGATTTCAATTTCTAAAATTTTTATATTCATTGATAAATCCAAATTATTCCGAGAGTTCTTTTTTTACTTCTAGTGAAGAAAAAATTGAAATAACAGAACAAACAAATATAAATATCTTGCCACTTGGACAAAAAAATTTAGAGTTAATGAACGAAAGTATTATTATTTTTATTGATGATGAAGAGATTTATCATAAATTTTGGGAAATGAGTGTCAGTGACGCTAAAGTATTATGTTTTTCTGATCCTACTGCAGCAATAGAATATATTTTTTTAAATCCTCACATAAGTCCAAAAATAGTATGTGTTGTAGTCGATTATTATTATGATAATATCTGCAAAGATATTATTCAACTCGAATTTTTGGCAAAAATTAAAGAAATATTAGTAAATGCACCTGTGTTTGTTTCAACAAACGGAATTTTTGTTAATAATGAATTAGAATTATTTGATGGTGTGATTAAAAAAGAACCACACTCTTTATCTAAATTAAAAGAATTATTTAGGGAAAAATTTATCTCATAG
- a CDS encoding saccharopine dehydrogenase C-terminal domain-containing protein, producing MSFKKNVAIFGAGKIGKLVVNLLSSCSDYEITVYDTSKENAKKAAFNQISGKILDNVSYDAADFMDPKSIERALQNKNYVLSCAPFYCNKGIAEVARNLKVHYLDLTEDVKTTSAIKELAKNAQNAFIPQCGLAPGFITIVAHDLANEFETINSIKMRVGALPKFPHNKLKYNLTWSTEGLINEYCNPCEVLHNGKLELVPPLEGLETLSIDGDEYEAFNTSGGLGTLAESFANKVKHMDYKSIRYPGHREILQILLHDLKFIEDRDGLKKIFERALPHTMQDVVIIFVTVTGEKNGQFSQKSYAKKIYHSVIGEEHWGAIQITTAAGICAVLDLHANSELPKSGFIRQEDISYDKFIKNRFGKFYS from the coding sequence ATGTCCTTTAAAAAAAATGTAGCCATATTTGGTGCAGGAAAAATAGGCAAGTTAGTAGTCAATTTACTCTCCAGCTGTAGCGATTATGAAATTACAGTTTATGATACAAGTAAAGAAAATGCTAAAAAAGCAGCATTCAATCAAATTTCAGGAAAAATCCTTGATAATGTAAGCTATGATGCCGCTGACTTTATGGACCCAAAAAGTATTGAAAGAGCATTGCAGAATAAAAACTATGTTCTTAGCTGCGCTCCATTTTATTGTAATAAAGGAATAGCAGAAGTTGCACGTAATTTAAAAGTCCATTATTTAGATCTGACAGAAGATGTAAAAACCACTTCTGCTATTAAAGAACTTGCTAAAAATGCCCAAAACGCATTTATCCCACAATGCGGGTTAGCTCCTGGATTTATTACTATAGTTGCCCATGATTTAGCTAATGAATTTGAAACAATAAATTCTATCAAAATGCGGGTTGGGGCATTGCCTAAATTTCCGCACAACAAATTGAAATATAATTTAACCTGGAGCACAGAAGGACTTATCAACGAATATTGTAATCCATGTGAAGTTTTACATAATGGTAAACTTGAATTAGTCCCCCCACTTGAAGGTTTAGAAACTCTTAGCATTGATGGGGACGAGTATGAAGCTTTTAATACTTCTGGAGGACTTGGTACGTTAGCTGAATCTTTTGCCAATAAAGTAAAACACATGGATTACAAATCAATTCGCTATCCAGGGCACAGAGAAATACTACAAATTCTTCTTCATGATTTAAAATTTATTGAGGATAGAGATGGGCTAAAGAAAATATTTGAAAGAGCCTTACCCCATACCATGCAAGATGTAGTTATCATTTTTGTTACGGTAACAGGCGAAAAAAATGGTCAATTTAGTCAAAAGAGTTATGCAAAAAAAATCTATCATTCTGTGATAGGAGAAGAACACTGGGGTGCAATTCAAATCACTACTGCAGCAGGAATCTGTGCGGTTTTAGACTTGCATGCAAATTCTGAACTCCCTAAATCCGGCTTCATAAGACAAGAAGACATCAGTTATGATAAATTTATAAAGAACCGTTTTGGAAAATTCTATTCATAA
- a CDS encoding flagellar hook-basal body protein — MLKNVYSPLSGGVLQERMMEIISNNLANTNTTAFKEDEICYQAQEANPWPSYATPHPPAPFKINMQELWPLKGNEMAYVTLSEIRTAHSQGPMIKTGNSMNVAIQGDGFFEVMTPFGERLTRDGGFSVSNDGILISKSGAVVQGENGAITGLNGKDISILPTGEIYVGKKFIDKLKVIAFKDATLLERLGESLWIHNGPPENLKKPEGEVTQGYLEGSNVNPMRNLTNMIIAHRSYEALQKTVKSHDETMQNANKISEVQ, encoded by the coding sequence ATGCTGAAAAACGTATATTCTCCCTTGTCTGGAGGGGTCTTACAAGAAAGAATGATGGAAATAATTTCTAATAATTTAGCAAATACAAACACAACCGCATTTAAAGAGGATGAAATTTGTTATCAAGCACAGGAGGCAAATCCTTGGCCTAGTTACGCAACACCGCATCCTCCAGCGCCATTTAAAATTAATATGCAGGAGCTTTGGCCCTTAAAAGGAAATGAGATGGCGTATGTAACTTTAAGCGAGATAAGAACGGCTCATTCTCAAGGTCCTATGATTAAAACGGGTAATTCAATGAATGTGGCAATACAAGGGGATGGTTTTTTTGAAGTGATGACCCCTTTTGGTGAAAGGCTTACTCGAGATGGGGGATTTAGTGTTAGTAATGATGGTATTTTAATTTCGAAAAGTGGAGCTGTTGTTCAAGGTGAAAACGGAGCCATTACAGGGTTGAATGGTAAAGATATTAGTATTCTTCCAACTGGCGAGATCTATGTAGGAAAAAAATTTATTGATAAATTAAAAGTAATAGCTTTTAAGGATGCAACACTTTTAGAAAGACTGGGTGAAAGTTTATGGATCCATAATGGTCCTCCTGAAAATTTAAAAAAACCAGAAGGTGAAGTCACTCAAGGATATTTAGAAGGAAGTAATGTGAATCCTATGCGAAACTTAACAAATATGATTATTGCGCATAGAAGTTATGAAGCTTTACAAAAAACTGTAAAATCGCATGACGAAACTATGCAAAATGCTAATAAAATTTCAGAAGTTCAGTAA
- a CDS encoding HAD-IG family 5'-nucleotidase yields MFPDELKDIPIFEKIFCNRTLNMKSIKAIGFDMDYTLALYKPETFEKLAYHETLKKLVEIGYSKEILNWEFDHKYMIRGLVIDKIKGNVLKMDRHRYVKVAYHGFKELTREERRKLYDVENVITYEEPNFALIDTLFSLAEAFLFIQLVDFKDKSDKLNQKNYNDIYLDVRKSIDLCHRDGSIKNKVSENPGKYIKKDPNLVPILRDIKLSGRKVFIVTNSLWDYTNIVMNYVCSSNKSNENKKWLDLFDLVITGSQKPLFFMSKNPIYSVELDSFSLKNIDLLTLSKKGPIENKVFQGGHFKLLYDILGIKTGSEILYIGDHIYGDILRSKKEIGWRTMLVIEELEQEIKEIQNLKDQYDLCDSLNKKRVHLENEFERHQILEKQEENDASIQKKEEIAKKIKKIGYDLLKLKELEKKEIKNYHHNLHPIWGELMKTGRQNSRFAAQVETYACLYTSKLTNLIHYGPHKNFRAVRDFMPHDLNE; encoded by the coding sequence ATGTTCCCTGATGAATTAAAAGATATTCCTATATTTGAAAAAATTTTTTGCAATCGAACTTTAAACATGAAATCAATAAAAGCTATTGGTTTCGATATGGACTATACTTTAGCCTTATACAAACCCGAAACTTTTGAAAAACTAGCTTACCACGAAACATTAAAAAAACTTGTTGAAATAGGATATTCAAAAGAAATTCTAAATTGGGAATTCGATCATAAGTATATGATTAGAGGATTAGTAATTGATAAAATCAAAGGTAATGTACTAAAAATGGATAGACATAGATATGTAAAAGTTGCCTATCATGGTTTCAAAGAACTTACTCGAGAAGAACGGAGAAAATTATATGATGTTGAGAATGTTATAACTTATGAAGAACCAAATTTTGCTTTAATTGATACACTCTTTTCCTTAGCTGAAGCTTTTTTATTTATTCAATTAGTCGATTTTAAAGACAAAAGTGATAAGTTAAACCAAAAAAATTATAATGATATTTATCTTGATGTAAGAAAAAGTATAGACTTATGCCATAGGGATGGGAGTATAAAAAATAAAGTTTCAGAAAACCCTGGAAAATATATAAAAAAAGATCCTAATTTAGTTCCTATTTTGCGCGACATAAAGCTTTCAGGTAGAAAAGTTTTTATTGTTACGAATAGTTTATGGGACTATACAAATATTGTGATGAATTATGTTTGTTCTAGCAATAAATCTAATGAAAATAAAAAATGGCTAGACCTATTTGATTTAGTGATCACTGGTTCGCAAAAGCCTTTATTTTTTATGAGTAAAAATCCAATCTATTCAGTTGAGCTTGACTCTTTTTCACTAAAAAATATTGACTTGCTCACCCTTAGTAAAAAAGGTCCTATTGAAAATAAAGTTTTTCAAGGGGGGCATTTTAAATTGCTTTACGATATTTTAGGAATAAAAACTGGTTCCGAAATATTATACATAGGAGATCATATTTATGGTGATATATTAAGAAGTAAAAAAGAAATTGGCTGGAGAACTATGCTTGTTATAGAAGAATTAGAACAAGAAATTAAAGAAATTCAAAACCTAAAAGATCAATATGATCTATGTGATTCTCTGAATAAAAAACGAGTTCATTTAGAAAATGAATTTGAGCGTCATCAAATTTTAGAAAAGCAAGAAGAAAATGATGCAAGCATTCAAAAGAAAGAAGAAATTGCAAAAAAAATAAAAAAAATAGGGTATGATTTACTTAAACTTAAAGAATTAGAAAAAAAAGAAATTAAAAATTATCATCACAATCTCCATCCAATATGGGGAGAATTAATGAAAACAGGACGCCAAAATTCCCGATTTGCAGCGCAAGTTGAAACTTATGCATGCCTCTATACAAGCAAATTAACAAATTTAATTCATTATGGACCGCACAAAAACTTTCGTGCGGTTCGAGATTTTATGCCACATGATTTAAATGAATAA